A window of Halopseudomonas sabulinigri genomic DNA:
TGACCGGCCCCTGCGCTGCCACCGAGAGGTCGGTTTCCAGCGTTTGCTGCACTTCCTGCCGATCACGGAACACCGTCTGGTTGAACGAGTTCAGGTACAGCTTGAACGACTTGGACTCGACAATCCGCGCCGCCTTGATCGGAAATACGAACTCCGCTGCGGCGACCTCGGGCTTGCCCGACGGCGTCAGCCAGGACAACTCATAGCAATTCCAGATATCCACCCCGTGAAACGGCAGCCTGGCCGCGTCCAGTCCCAGCTCCTGCCACTTGGGCTGGCGCGCAATCGGGAACAGCAATGAAGGCGTGTATACGCTGACATAGGCGCTGGACTTGCCAAGCGGGGACAATTCCGCCGGGTGTTCTGACATGCTCAAGGTCTCCAGAGTATTAACCCGCTGGCAAGGCACCAGCGGGCAGGTCGCTTATTGTCGCATGCCGGTACCGCGCACCAGCAACCAGTAACTCAGACTGTACAGCGCCACGGTAAACACGGCCATGATGATCAGCGCAGTAGCAATCGGAATATCCGACACACCCAGAATGCCGTACCGGAAAGCATTGACCATGTGCAGAATCGGGTTGGCCATCGACAACCCCTGCCAGAACGGCGACAACAGGTGAATCGAGTAGAACACCCCGCCCAGGTACGTCAGCGGAGTCAGCACGAAGGTCGGTACGATGGATATGTCATCGAAGGTGCGCGCGAACACCGAATTGATGAAGCCGCCAAGGGAAAACACCAGCGAGGTAAAGAACACCACACAAATGGTCAACCCGATGTGATGAATCTGCAGGCGGGTAAAGAACATCGACATCAGCGTAACGATCAAACCCACTGCCAGCCCGCGTGCCACACCACCAAAGGTGTAACCCAGCAAGATCACGTGCGGTGAGACCGGCGCCACCATCAGCTCCTCGATCGAGCGCTGAAACTTGGTGCTGAAGAAGCTGGAGGCCACGTTCGAATAACTGTTGGTAATCACCGACATCATAATCAGCCCCGGCACGATGTAATCAATGTAGGCAAAGCCGTCCATCTCGCCGATGCGCGAGCCAATCATCTTGCCGAAAATCACGAAATACAGCGCCATGACGATACCCGGCGGCAGTAGCGTCTGCGGCCAGATACGGGTAAAGCGCTTGATTTCCTTGAACAGAATGGTGGTAAAGGCCACCCAACTACTACGCCAATGCGTCATCTCACGCGACCCCTTTCTTGTCAGCGTTCTCATCTACCAGCATCAGGAATAGCTCTTCCAGGCGGTTACTTCTATTGCGCAGGCTCTGTACCTTGATGTCCAGCCGGCTCAGCTCGGCAAACAGCGCATTCAAACCCTGCTCCTTATCCACTTGCACCGCCAGCGTGTGCTCATCCACCAGCTCACAGGGGTAACCGGCGAGCTCGGGGGCCGATTCAAAGCAACTGGTGCAGTCGAGCAGAAAGGTCTCGACATGCAGCTCGCTCAGCAATTTGCGCATGCTGGTGTTGTGAATGATCTGCCCCTGATCGATGATCGCGATGTTCTTGCACAGCTGCTCGGCTTCTTCCAGATAATGCGTGGTCAGCACTATGGTGATGCCCTGTGCATTGATCTCCTGCAGAAACTGCCACATGGAACGGCGAATCTCGATATCCACACCGGCGGTGGGCTCATCCAGAATCAGCAGTTTCGGCTCATGGATCAGTGCCCGGGCAATCATCAGGCGACGCTTCATCCCGCCCGAGAGCATGCGTGAAGGTACATCACGCTTGTCCCACAGCCCCAGTCGCTTGAGATACTGCTCGGCGCGCTGCGTTGCCTCGCGGTGAGGGATACCGTAATACCCGGCTTGATTCACCAGAATATCGATGGTCTTTTCAAACTGACTGAAGTTGAACTCCTGCGGCACCACGCCGATGCAGCGTTTGGCCGCCAGCAGATCGGTATCAATGCTGTTGCCGAAGATGCTGACCTCACCGGCAGATTTGTTCACCAGTGAAGAGAGAATGCCGATGGTTGTCGACTTGCCCGCGCCGTTGGGGCCCAGCAGCGCAAAGAAATCGCCTTCGCGCACCTCCAGGTCGATGCCCTTGAGCGCGCGCATGCCGTTGGAATAGGTTTTTTCCAGCCCGCTGATACGAATAGCTGCAGTCATGCAGATGCCTTAAGCCAGTGAAGTGGTGATCTGACTATGGGGGCAAAGCGCGCGGAATCAACCCCACAAAGCGCCGCGCGCCAGGGTTTTTGCAATACCCTGAAACACTTACAAATTTGCTACAAATGTGACCGAGCGGTCGATTGTGGCTCACAGGGAGACATCGTATCCTCGCCGGCACAACAACAAGCAACCCCGGAGACTCCCATGGCCACTACGCCGGATACCCCGGTTGAGGCGACCGATACAGCCAGTCGCATCACCCCAGCCTATCGCCGTTACGCACTGATCCTTCTGGTGCTGGCGTACACCTCCAGCCACATCGACCGCAACATCGTGGGCATCCTGATCGAACCGATCAAGGCCGACCTGATGCTGTCGGATACCCAGATGGGCTTTTTGTCAGGCATCGCCTTCGCGCTGTTCTACGCCACCCTGGGCATTCCGATTGCCGTTTTCGCCGACCGTTCCAACCGCCGCAACATCATTGCCTGGTCCATTGCGATTTGGAGTGCCATGACCGCCGTCTGCGGCACCGCACAGAGCTTCTGGCAACTGGCTATCGCCCGCGTCGGCGTCGGTATTGGCGAGGCCGGTTCCGGCCCCTCCTCCCACTCGATGATCGCTGACCTCTACCCCAAGGAAAAGCGCTCCAGCGCCATGTCGATCTACGCCCTGGGCGTTTACTTCGGCATCATGCTGGGCTTTTTGATTGGTGGCTTTGTCGCTGAGTGGTGGGGCTGGCGTGCCGCGTTCTTTATTGTCGGCGCTCCCGGACTACTGATCGCCCTGCTGGTGCGCTACACCATGATAGAACCGCCACGCGGCTTTGCCGATGGCGTCAAACCGCCGCCGCTGGGCAAGGTAAACGTACGCGCCGGCTTTGCCTCGCTGTGGCGAGTCCGTACTACCCGCCACGTGGTCTGCGGCGTAACCCTGACCGCACTGGTAGGCTACGGCACCATCGTCTGGGCACCGGCCTTCCTGATTCGCAGCCACGGCATGACGCCGAGCGAAGTCGGCATGTTCCTCGGCCCGGTCTTGGGCATCGTCGGCGGCCTGGGCGCCTACATCGGCGGCATGCTGGCTGACCACCTGGCCGCCAAGGATGCGCGCTGGAATGCCTGGATTGTGGGTATCGCCAAGATGCTGTCCATCCCCTTCATCTGCGCCTTCTATCTGGTCGACAACACCTATCTGGCGCTGGCGTTCTATATGCCTGCAGCTTTCCTCGGTGCCTTCTATCTCGGGCCCAGCTTCGGCATGATTCAGAGCCTGACACCGCTGCGCAGCCGCGCGCTGGCGTCGGCCATCATGCTGTTTATCCTCAACCTGTTTGGCTTGGGCTTTGGTCCGCAGCTGATTGGTATTGCCAGCGACGTCATGCGCGCCTGGTTCGAAAGTGAGAGCCTGCGTTATGCGCTGTTGGCCGCCACCTTCGTCAACGTCTGGGCCTCGGCGCACTACTACCTGGCCGGTAAAACCCTGAAGCAGGATACCGACAACCTGGTCGGCTGATCCGCAAGCACCTCCTGGCGGTTGCGCATGGCAATCGGAACCGCCGGGCCTCTTCCCTGTCCATTGGTATAACGTCTGTCAGCACCGGCGCCTGCAGTGAAAGCGTCTATGCTGACAGCTGGACCTCCGGAAGAAGGAAAACTTCATGCTGACTCTGCTTTGGCTGCTCGGCCTGGTGCTGTGCATTGCCGCCCTCGCCTACGTCCGAACCTCGCTGTTGAACGCCTGCCTGGGTGTAGGTGCCTACCTGCTCGCGATGACCCTGTTGGGACCGGCCCCCTGGGTCATTGACCTGGTGCTCTGGGTCGTCTTTTTGGCGATTGCGATCCCGCTGAACATCCCCGATGTGCGCCGCAATCAGATCTCCGCCCCCCTGTTCAGCTGGTTCAAGAAAGTACTACCACCGCTGTCCGACACTGAACAGGAAGCCCTTGATGCCGGTACCGTCTGGTGGGACGGCGAGCTATTCAGCGGCCGCCCTGATTGGGGCAAACTGCACAGCTTCCCCATCCCACGCCTGAGCGCCGAAGAGCAGGCCTTTCTCGACGGCCCGGTGGAAGAGCTTTGCCGCATGACCAACGAGTGGGAGGTCACCACCGAGCGGCAGGACCTGTCGCCTGAAACCTGGTCCTACATCAAGGACAACGGCTTCTTCGGCTTGATCATCCCCAAGGAATACAACGGCAAGGGCTTCTCCGCCTACGCCCACTCGCAGATCGCCATGAAGCTGGCCAGCCGCAGCGGTGACCTGGGCTCCACCGTCATGGTGCCCAACTCGCTTGGCCCGGCCGAGCTGCTGATGCATTACGGCACCGAAGAACAGAAGCAGCATTACCTGCCGCGCCTGGCCGCCGGACAGGAAATCCCCTGTTTTGCCCTCACCGCGCCAGAAGCTGGCTCTGACGCCGGCTCAATGACCGACAAGGGCATCATCTGCAAGGGCCAATGGGAAGGCGAAGAAGTGATCGGCCTGCGGGTCACCTGGGAGAAGCGCTATATCACCCTCGGCCCGGTCGCTACCGTGCTTGGCCTGGCCTTCAAGGCCTACGACCCCGACCACCTGCTGGGCGATGAGGAATCGCTGGGGATTACCCTGGCACTGATCCCCACCGATACCGAGGGCGTCAAGATCGGGCGTCGCCACTTCCCGCTCAATGCCGCCTTCATGAACGGCCCCAACTCAGGCAAGGACGTGTTCATTCCCATGAGCTACCTGATCGGTGGCCAGGAGCGGATCGGCCAGGGCTGGATGATGCTGATGAACTGCCTGTCCGTCGGGCGTTCCATTTCGCTGCCTGCCGGCGGCACAGGCGCTGCCAAGATGGCCAGCATGACCACCGGCGCCTACGCCAGCATCCGCCGCCAGTTCAACCTGCCAATTGGTGAGTTCGAGGGTATTCAGGAAGCGCTCGCCCGCATTGGCGGCAACACCTACGTGATGAACGCCACCCGCACCATGACCGCCGGCGCTGTCGATCTGGGTGAGAAACCTTCGGTACTCTCGGCTGTGGTCAAGTACCACGTGACCGAACGCATGCGCCAAACCGTCAGCGACGCCATGGACGTGCACGGCGGCAAGGGTATCTGTATGGGGCCGAGCAACTACCTGGGCCGCGCCTATCAGTCGGTGCCCATTTCCATCACCGTGGAAGGCGCCAATATTCTCACCCGTAGCATGATGATCTTCGGTCAGGGCGCCATTCGCTGCCATCCCTTTGTACTCAAGGAGATGCAGGCCACTCAGAATGAGGATCAGAACGCGGCGTTGACCGAGTTCGACGACCTGCTGTTCCGTCATATCGGTTTTTCGCTGAGCAACGCCTCTGCCAGCCTGCTGCTGGGGCTGACCGGCGGCCGTCTGGCCGACACGCCGGACTACCCCGCCACGCAAGCCTACTACCGCCAACTGTCGCGCTTGGCAGCTGCCTTTGCCACCGTCACCGACTGCACCATGCTGATGCTGGGCGGCGAGCTGAAACGCCGTGAGCGCATTTCTGCACGGCTCGGCGACGTGTTGAGCTATCTGTACCTGGCCAGCGCTACGCTCAAGCATTTTGACGATCAGGGTCGCCACGAAGAGGATCTACCCTTTGTCCAGTGGGGCGTAGAAGACCTGCTGTTCAAGATCGAGCAAAGCCTGCACGAGGTGCTGCTCAACTTCCCTGATCCACGCATGGGTTGCCTGCTGCGCGTCGTGGTCTTCCCGCTCGGCCGCCGCCTCACACCACCTGCAGATGCGGTGGGCGCGGAAGTCGCCAGACGCTTGATGACGCCCGGCGCCGCGCGTGACCGTCTGCTGGATGGCTGCTATCAGAGCACCGACCCGAATGACGTCACCGGCCTGGTCAACACCACTCTGGAAAAGGTGCTGCTCGCCGACCCCATCGAAGCGCGCCTTGCCAAGGCCATTCACAAGGGCGAACTGGAGCACGACAGCGATGCGGACATGCTCAACGTGGCAGCCGAATCCGGCGTGATCAGTCCCGACGAAGCCGAGCTGGTGCGCGAGGCCCGCATCGCCCGCCGCGCCGTGATCGACGTGGATGACTTCTCCAAGGAAGAAATGGACCCCACAGCGCGCCAAGCAAGCGCCAGCCCGGCGAAAACGCGCAAATCGGCCAAGAAAGCTGACAATAACCCGGCAAAAACCGCACCCTCAGAGCAGGAAGCGATGCTTGAGAACCAACCCTTCCCGCCACCGGAAGATAAAGCCTGAGCCAATGTTCTGGCGTGTCGGCAGCAGCCACGCGCCAGACCATGCTTTCTGTTAGACTCCCGCGCCAGAGTAATCAGGAGTCCCGCCATGACCACCCCGCTTAGCTACCACGCCTATCACCTTGCCCTGCTACAAAGCCTGTACGACACGCTGCGCGCGCAATCGGCCCTGCTGGAACAGGTGCCGGAAGAGAGCAACGAGCTGTTTATGGAACGCTTCAACGAGCTGCTGGAACAGCTGGAGCAAGGCGATCACGACAGCCTGTACCTGGGCCAGGACATTCTCTGCCAGATCATCAGCCGCTACCCGCAAATCGCCCACCTGATCCCCCGCGACCTGCTCTGGTATTTTGGTGGCGACTGCCTGCACTTCATGCCCGACGAAGAAATCGCCCAGTACCAACTGCTGGATGAGCACCGTGCCGACGCTGAGGCGCGCGGTGAAGCTTTCGATTGGCAACAAGCCCGGCAACTGATTCAAAGCAACTGAGGCTCGCACCATCCCAACGCCTGCGGCGAGCCGCGCCCGGTCAGCTCGAGTTTCACCTTGACCGGCATCGGTGCGACGCCGCTAGCCGGGATGGTACCCAGCCCTTCCAGATAGCCACCTCAAAGCCTCGCACCGGCTAGCCGCCAGCCGGCAACGCCGAGCTCCGTCTCGACCCGCAACCTCAAGCGCACCGGCACAGCCCGAGCAAGAACCCAGCCTCTCTGACATACCAGCAAGCGGCAACGGCCAGGCAGGTAGTTTTCTTCAGGCACAAAAAAAGCCGCTACATGAGCGGCTTTTTTGTTATTTCTGGGGGGGGGGAAGCGAGACGCGAACTCGCGAGGCTACGCGCCCCGCCCCGACCACGGCAATGCCGTGCTCTACCACTGAGACCTGCGCCAGCGAGCAAATCTCAGGCACAAAAAAGCCGCTACGTGAGCGGCTGTTTTGTTACTTCTGGGGGGAAGCGAGACGCGAACTCGCGAGGCTACGCGCCTCGCCCCGACCTCGGCAATGCCGTGCTCTACCACTGAGACCTGCGCCAGCGACCAAATCGCAGGCACAAAAAAGCCGCTACGTGAGCGGCTGTTTTGTTACTTCTGGAGCGGGAAACGAGACTCGAACTCGCGACCCCGACCTTGGCAAGGTCGTGCTCTACCAACTGAGCTATTCCCGCAAAACTGACGCCGTGATGGCGTCCCCTAGGGGACTCGAACCCCTGTTACCGCCGTGAAAGGGCGGTGTCCTAGGCCACTAGACGAAGGGGACGTATCCGGACTTCTCTGTGCCGAGGTGTTAACCCTGGCTACTTGCTGCGTGTTGTTCGCTGCAAGTGGCGCGCATTTTATGCATGGTCTGAAATATCGTCAACCCCTCAACCCAATCTTTTTTCAGGTTTTTTTCATCTTCGTCAGCAACGAGCCACCCCACCGCTCGTCAAGCGCTTGTGTAATGAGGGCTGGACCCAAAAACCGGGCCCTGCACAACAAGCCGACCAGCGGCGGAAAAAAGCTTGTCGCCTCAAGCTGTCTCAGCCATGATGCTAAAGTGATAGTTCACTGACTGTGCGACCATTGTTTCAAATAGGTTGGCAGTCTTGTAAACGGAGCATTGCGACCCGTAGCCACAGGCAAGGTTGCATTGGCTCAGGACGTTTAGGCACACAAGAAGAGAGACAAACACGTGTCCCCACTCCTAATTGGCGGTTTATTGGCTGCCGGACTTCTGGTTCTGGTCAGCATCGGCTTTATCAGTCACGGGCTTGAGCGCGCGCGGCTGGAGCGCGCCAGACAATCTGCCGAGGTGTCCGCGCGCATCAAGATCGGCAACAGCGTCATGGCCTCCCTGCCCGGCCAGTTTCTGCCGGCGGAGCTGGGCACCTTGCTACTGCAGATTGAAGTGCAACTATTGGAAAAGCTGGCTCGCATCAACAAGAACGCCGGCGACGTCAGTCAGCGCCTGGCCGCCTCGCGCGCGCAACTTGAGCAGAACCAGGTGCCCAGCAACGCTCCCGTTACCCTGGACTCCGAAGCCAAGGGCAAGGAAGCGCGCATCCAGCTGGAGAATCTCTACAAGCAGCTGCAGCAGGCGCAGGCTGACGGCCTGATCGACAAGGCCACGCTGACGCACTGGTCCAGCCAGATTCGCCGCTTTCTGGTCGCCGCCAACCTGGACACCTTCAACGCCACCGCCAAGCAAGGCATGCAGCAGGGCAAGCCGCGGGTCGCCAAGCTGCAATATGAGCGTGCCATCGCCTACCTGACCAAACTGAACAACCCGGCCTTTAGCGAGCACCTGAAGCAATACAAGGCTCTTCTGCAACGCGCCGAGGCTGCCGTTGTAGCGCAAGATCAGTCAGCCAGCGGCCAGCCGAGTGAACTGGATGCAGGCCTGCAGCAAATGGAAAGCGCCGACGACCAGTGGAAGAAAAACGCCGTCTACGACGATTAGAACCAAGACGCCCCGTGGCCAGCTAGTGCTGGCCACTCCTCCCGATAACGACCCCATATGGAATTCCAATGGCCCTGACCCTCTACGGCGCCATACTGTCGCCCTACGTACGCAAGATTCGGATCCAGCTCGCAGAGCAGCAGATCGAGTACCAGCACAAGCACATCCCGCCACGCGACAAACCGGATTGGTATACCGATATCAGCCCGCTTGGGCGCATTCCCGCGATCCAGGATGGCGACTTCAAGCTGGCCGACTCCGCCGTCATCGCGCAATACCTGCATGAAAGCCGCGGCGGCCAACCGCTGTACGGCACATCACCCGAGCAGGCGGCCCGGGTTCGCTGGCTGGAAAAATATGCCGATTATGAGCTGGCCCCCTACAGCACCTTTGCGCTGTTCTTTCAGCGTGTGGTGGCGCCAAACTATGGTGAACAGCCTGATCAAGCCATGATTCAGGCCGCGCTCGACCATCATCTGCCACCTCTGCTCAACTACCTGGAAGCAGAGCTCGGCAACGCGCCCTTCTTTCTCGGCCAACAGTTCAGCCTGGCAGATATTGCCGTGTGCACGCAGCTGATCAACATGGCCCATGCCGGCGAATTGATTGACGAGTACCGCTGGCCCGGCCTGTCTTCGCTGCTTAGCCGCGTCACTTCGCGGGCCAGCGTTTCGGCCATTCTGCCAACCGAGCACCAGCAGGTTGCCAAGCTGACCGGCCGCCTCTGAAGCGGTAAGCTACCGGGCGGCGCGGCCATCTGCGCAGCCGGGCCCGGTAGCACTTCAGCGCCGTCAAAAACGCCAATACGTTGCTGCCACCCAACCCGCGTAACCGTGCGACAATGCACCGCCTCGGCTGAGCGATCCGCGCTGTTACGGCATGCTGTCACCCTGATGGCGATAGTGCGCTAAGCTTTTGCCAAGAGATTGCCGATAAGGATCGCAGCAACCCATATGGATATCCGCCTCACCAACCGCCTGTCCTTCAAGCAAACCCGCATGGGCGTGCTGGGCGCTTTCATTCTTGGCACCCTGCTGGGCCTGATTCAGGTGACCGTTGATTACCATTCCGAAGATGCCGCCATCGATGAAGCGGTGCAGGCCCAGATCAACGTCAGCCTCGGCCCCGCCTCGCGTATTGCGTACAACATTGATGCTGAACTTGCCCTGGAACTGGTTAACGGCTTGCTGCAGGCGCCGCCGGTGATCCGCGCGGAAATCATCGATAACAACGGCATCGCCCTGGCCAGCGTCAGCCGCCCCATGGCCACCAGCCGTTACCGCGTGGTCAGCGATGCGCTGTTCAAGCGCCGCCGCGACTACTCACATCCGCTCTATGTAGAACACGCACCCAATGAGCTGCTGGGCCACCTGGTGATCGAAGTGGATACCTTCCACCAAGGGGCAAGCTTCCTGCGCCGCGCCGGCCTGACCATGTTGTCGGGCTTTATTCTCAGCCTGGTCCTGTCGCTGATTCTGATGGTGCTGTTCTACGGCATGCTGACCAAGCCCCTGGTGCGCCTGATCAACGACCTGCTGAACATGAAGACCGAGGGCGAACGCAGCCGCCTGCCCTGCCCTGATGGTCACGAGCGCGACGAAATCGGCGCTTTGGTAGAGGTAATCAACCGTCAGCTGCAGAGCATCGACGTCAACATGCGCCAGAAGCTGCGCGCCGAAGAGCGTCTGCGCAAATACCTCGAAGAACTCGAAAGCATCGTCGAGTCTCGCACCAATGAGCTGCAGGAAACCAACGCCCAGTTACGCCGCTCGAACCAAGACCTGGAGTACTCGCGCGAAGAAGCGCTCGATATGGCCCGCGCGCGCTCGGCCTTTCTGGCCAACATGAGCCACGAGATTCGCACCCCCATCAATGGCCTGCTCGGCATGATCGGCCTGACGCTCGACAGCCCGCTGAACAACGAGCAAAAGCAGCAGCTCTCCATAGCCTACGACTCTGGCAAAGTGCTGGTGGCCCTGCTGAACGACATTCTCGACCTGTCCAAGTTTGAAGCCGGCAAGTTGCAGCTAGAGCGCATCCCCTTCGATCTGGGCGCACTGCTCGAAGAAACTGCCAGCCTGCTGTCACAGAATGCCGGCAAGCAGGATATCGAACTGACCTGTCGTATAGATCCACGCCTCCCGGGCATGCTGCTCGGCGACCCCACGCGTATCCGCCAGATCGTCAGCAACCTGCTGTCCAACGCGCTCAAGTTCACCGAGCAGGGCCATGTGGCCCTTACTCTGAACCTTGAGCGTGGTGGCAGTGCCGATCAGCAGGTGCGTATCAGCGTGTCGGACAGCGGCATTGGCATCGCCGAAGAGGCGCTGGAAAGCATCTTCTCGCCCTTCACCCAGGCCGACGCGCATATCTCCCGTCGTTTTGGCGGCACCGGGCTGGGTCTTGCGCTGTGCCGCAGCCTGACTGACGCCATGGGCGGCGTGCTGACCGTCACCTCGACCCTCGGCCAGGGCAGCAGCTTCAGCGTGTTGATCCCACTCGCCAGCCACGACCAGCAACCCGTTTTTCCCAAGCCCGCAGCACGTTCGGTACTGATCTGGAATCAAAGTGGCCACCTGCAGGGCCAGGTGCTCAACGAACTGCTGCGCAGCTGGGGTATGGATTGCACGGTCATGGATTACCAACTGCTCAGCCCCTTGCCTCAGGTACCGGACGGCAAAGACTTCTGGCTGCTCGACAGCCCGACCCTCGCGCAACGACTACAAGGGCTGGAACCCGAGACGCCGCGACTGCTGGTGTGCAGCTACAGCCGACTGCTCTCAGCCGAGAAAGCACACAAACTGGGTATTCTGCAGCAGGTCGCGGCGCCGCCGGCCCGCCGCCGCCTGGCGCAGGCGATAGACGAGCTGTTCGGCATTGTGCGAGAAAGCCAGCCCACCACTGAAAATATCGCCTTGCCGGCCGGCCAAAGGCTGCTGCTGGTGGAAGACAACGCGGTGAACCAGATGGTTGCCAAGGGCATGCTCAGCCGCCTGGGCTATGAAGCGGATCTGGCCGAACATGGCGAGATCGCATTGCATCTGCTGGAGGAAAACGACTACGCGCTGGTGCTGATGGATTGCAACATGCCAGTTCTCGACGGCTACGAGACCAGCCGGCGCATGCGCGCCGACCCGCGCTGGCAGAATCTGCCGATCATCGCCCTCACCGCCAACGCGTTGCACGAAGACCGCCAGCGCTGCCAAGAGGCCGGCATGAGTGACTACCTGGCCAAACCTTTCAAGCGTGAAGACCTGCAGGCCATACTGCAGCGCTGGCTTAGCAACCCTTCAGCCGATTGAGCGGCTGAAGAGTGCCTAAGGCCTAGCCGAGCAGCGCCTCAATATCCGCCCGCAGATCTTCCGGCTTGGTGGTTGGGGCGTAACGCTTGACGACTTTGCCCTGCGCATCGACCAGAAACTTGGTGAAGTTCCACTTGATGCCCTTACTGCCCAGCAACCCTGGCGCCTGCGACTTGAGCTGCACAAACAGCGGGTGCGCGCTGTCGCCGTTGACGTCAACCTTCTTGAACAGTGGGAAGCTGACGCCGTAGTTCAGCTCGCAAAACTCGGAGATCTGCCCCTCATCACCCGGCTCCTGCGCCCCAAACTGATTGCACGGAAATCCGGCTACGCGCAGCCCCTTGGCCTGATAATCCTGCCACAGCGCCTCAAGCCCCTTGTACTGCGGGGTGAAGCCGCATTTGCTCGCGGTGTTGACCACCAGATACGCCTTGCCATCCAGCTCTGCCAGGCTGCTTTCACGGTTATCGATGGTGGTACAGGGGATCTGCAGCAGTTGTTCAGCCATGACGACAATACTCCTTGGGTTATTCGCGTTAAGTGAGCACAGCTTAGCGCATATTAATTTGCATGCAATTTATTTGCGCGCAATTAAAAAAAGCACGACGATATTCGCACCGGTAAAGTCATGGGTACGGCCTGAGGGGCAACTACCGCTTTTGGAGGTAACCGCCAGCACACCAGTACAGCTACACATTTTCTGCATTTTCCCCACCCGGAATCCGCAACACAGGCTTTCACAGT
This region includes:
- a CDS encoding ATP-binding protein; this encodes MDIRLTNRLSFKQTRMGVLGAFILGTLLGLIQVTVDYHSEDAAIDEAVQAQINVSLGPASRIAYNIDAELALELVNGLLQAPPVIRAEIIDNNGIALASVSRPMATSRYRVVSDALFKRRRDYSHPLYVEHAPNELLGHLVIEVDTFHQGASFLRRAGLTMLSGFILSLVLSLILMVLFYGMLTKPLVRLINDLLNMKTEGERSRLPCPDGHERDEIGALVEVINRQLQSIDVNMRQKLRAEERLRKYLEELESIVESRTNELQETNAQLRRSNQDLEYSREEALDMARARSAFLANMSHEIRTPINGLLGMIGLTLDSPLNNEQKQQLSIAYDSGKVLVALLNDILDLSKFEAGKLQLERIPFDLGALLEETASLLSQNAGKQDIELTCRIDPRLPGMLLGDPTRIRQIVSNLLSNALKFTEQGHVALTLNLERGGSADQQVRISVSDSGIGIAEEALESIFSPFTQADAHISRRFGGTGLGLALCRSLTDAMGGVLTVTSTLGQGSSFSVLIPLASHDQQPVFPKPAARSVLIWNQSGHLQGQVLNELLRSWGMDCTVMDYQLLSPLPQVPDGKDFWLLDSPTLAQRLQGLEPETPRLLVCSYSRLLSAEKAHKLGILQQVAAPPARRRLAQAIDELFGIVRESQPTTENIALPAGQRLLLVEDNAVNQMVAKGMLSRLGYEADLAEHGEIALHLLEENDYALVLMDCNMPVLDGYETSRRMRADPRWQNLPIIALTANALHEDRQRCQEAGMSDYLAKPFKREDLQAILQRWLSNPSAD
- a CDS encoding glutathione peroxidase — encoded protein: MAEQLLQIPCTTIDNRESSLAELDGKAYLVVNTASKCGFTPQYKGLEALWQDYQAKGLRVAGFPCNQFGAQEPGDEGQISEFCELNYGVSFPLFKKVDVNGDSAHPLFVQLKSQAPGLLGSKGIKWNFTKFLVDAQGKVVKRYAPTTKPEDLRADIEALLG